The following proteins are co-located in the Sporolituus thermophilus DSM 23256 genome:
- a CDS encoding YaaR family protein, translated as MKINKMGSASPPLKPEREGGVKAEESGGAFALNLARSQDQHSRQRLNELLDAIGEQGKRLSATPTYAELKTYRELVREFLSEAVGRMYALQSQLGWDRQGRQKIYTTIRQIDEHLAALAEDVRGGQERQLAILGRLDAIRGLLVDLYM; from the coding sequence GTGAAGATTAATAAGATGGGCTCCGCTAGTCCGCCCTTAAAGCCCGAGCGCGAAGGCGGCGTCAAAGCGGAAGAAAGCGGCGGCGCCTTTGCCCTCAACTTGGCCAGAAGTCAGGATCAACACAGCCGGCAGCGCTTAAATGAGCTTCTTGACGCGATTGGCGAACAGGGCAAACGGCTGTCGGCCACGCCTACGTATGCCGAGCTAAAGACCTACCGGGAGCTGGTGCGGGAGTTTCTCAGCGAGGCCGTCGGCCGGATGTATGCCCTCCAGTCCCAGCTGGGCTGGGACCGCCAAGGGCGGCAAAAAATTTATACCACCATCCGGCAGATTGACGAACACCTTGCCGCCCTGGCCGAGGACGTGCGGGGCGGCCAGGAGCGCCAGCTGGCCATCCTGGGCCGTTTGGACGCCATCCGGGGCCTGCTGGTTGATTTGTATATGTAG
- the holB gene encoding DNA polymerase III subunit delta': MFWDEIVGHAETIKMLQGMLRSGRLPHALLFAGPEGVGKTLVAKALAASLLCQGAVRPCGGCPACRQTAEFAHPALKVIVPAGNTIKIDQIRELQHEAALAGGDGWRLCVIEQAERMTAQAANSLLKLLEEPPPRLIFILLTASPHALIDTIRSRCQVLRFAPLPPEVLTAALTRRGYGEEAARVAARLSGGRMGTALALLTPGGMALRDQAAAMLAKLPAADMETVWSAAATLDKLAPADFTAFLHYLTCLLRDLLLLAEGHRPDLLFNLDLTHELAGLARAWTPPALFAALAAVRDAGRAVQGNANIRLTCEALFIHLVDLAKEGSDAIHGSRRAL, from the coding sequence ATGTTTTGGGACGAGATTGTCGGTCATGCCGAAACGATAAAGATGCTGCAGGGTATGCTGCGCAGCGGGCGGCTACCGCATGCCCTGCTGTTTGCCGGGCCGGAAGGCGTGGGCAAGACGCTGGTGGCCAAAGCGCTGGCGGCGTCGCTGTTGTGTCAGGGCGCTGTTCGGCCCTGCGGGGGCTGTCCGGCTTGCCGGCAGACAGCGGAATTTGCCCACCCGGCGCTAAAGGTGATAGTTCCCGCCGGCAATACGATAAAAATTGACCAGATCCGGGAGCTCCAGCATGAAGCGGCACTGGCCGGAGGCGACGGGTGGCGGCTGTGCGTCATAGAGCAGGCTGAGCGTATGACCGCGCAGGCGGCCAACAGTCTGCTTAAGCTGCTCGAGGAACCGCCGCCGCGGTTAATCTTTATTTTGCTGACCGCGTCGCCCCACGCTCTCATTGACACCATCCGCTCACGCTGCCAGGTTCTCCGCTTTGCGCCGCTGCCGCCGGAGGTCCTGACGGCAGCGCTGACCCGGCGGGGCTATGGCGAAGAAGCGGCCCGTGTCGCCGCCCGGCTGAGCGGCGGCCGGATGGGGACGGCACTGGCGCTGCTCACCCCCGGCGGAATGGCCCTGCGCGACCAGGCGGCAGCCATGCTGGCGAAACTGCCGGCGGCGGACATGGAGACGGTCTGGTCGGCGGCGGCAACGCTGGACAAGCTGGCTCCGGCCGATTTTACCGCCTTCTTACACTATCTGACCTGTCTGTTGCGCGACCTTCTACTGCTGGCCGAAGGTCACCGGCCAGACCTCTTATTTAACCTCGATCTAACTCATGAGCTTGCCGGACTGGCCCGGGCATGGACACCGCCGGCGCTCTTTGCGGCGCTGGCCGCCGTCCGGGATGCGGGACGGGCGGTGCAGGGTAATGCCAATATTCGCCTAACCTGCGAGGCGTTATTTATTCATCTTGTTGATTTGGCAAAGGAGGGTAGCGATGCTATACACGGTAGTCGGCGTGCGCTTTAA
- a CDS encoding TatD family hydrolase, which produces MLFDSHAHVDDKRFDADRAEVIARLAAGGVSGFLNVGADMASSARSLGLAERYDNIYAAVGVHPHDAKDVRESDYDQLAAWAAHPKVVAIGETGLDYYYNLSPRQVQQEVFIRHLDLARQLDLPFIIHDRDAHGDVLAIVKKEAKGLRGVFHCFSGSLEMAREVIKLGFYISLAGPVTYPNAAKLKEVATSVPLERLLIETDSPYLTPQPHRGRRNEPAHVRYVAETIAALRGLSLEQVAAATAANARELFRLP; this is translated from the coding sequence ATGCTGTTTGACTCCCATGCCCATGTTGACGACAAACGGTTTGACGCCGACCGGGCCGAGGTAATCGCCCGGTTGGCGGCCGGCGGCGTATCCGGCTTTCTCAACGTCGGGGCCGACATGGCCTCGTCGGCACGCTCGCTTGGGTTGGCCGAGCGGTACGACAATATCTATGCCGCCGTGGGCGTCCACCCCCATGACGCCAAAGACGTGCGGGAAAGCGACTATGACCAGCTTGCCGCCTGGGCGGCTCACCCCAAGGTGGTCGCCATCGGCGAAACCGGCCTTGACTATTATTACAACCTGTCGCCGCGCCAGGTGCAGCAGGAGGTCTTTATCCGCCACCTGGACCTGGCGCGGCAGCTAGACTTGCCCTTTATTATCCACGACCGCGATGCCCACGGTGATGTGCTGGCTATCGTCAAAAAAGAAGCGAAAGGGTTGCGCGGCGTTTTTCACTGCTTCTCCGGGAGCTTGGAAATGGCCCGTGAAGTGATTAAACTGGGCTTCTATATCTCGCTGGCCGGCCCGGTGACCTATCCCAATGCCGCGAAACTTAAAGAGGTCGCCACCAGCGTACCCCTTGAGCGGCTGCTCATCGAAACCGACTCGCCCTACCTTACGCCCCAGCCGCACCGCGGCCGTCGCAACGAGCCGGCCCATGTGCGGTATGTGGCGGAAACGATTGCCGCCTTACGCGGCCTGAGTTTGGAGCAGGTGGCCGCGGCGACGGCGGCCAACGCG
- the rsmI gene encoding 16S rRNA (cytidine(1402)-2'-O)-methyltransferase, whose translation MTKTGTLYLCATPIGNLEDITYRVVRLLREVSLIAAEDTRHTRKLLAHFDIHTPLTAYHEHNKQAKGPELIGRLLAGEDIALVSDAGMPGISDPGADLVRLALAAGVTVVPVPGPNAALTALVASGLDTTTFTFVGFLPKTNKKRREWLAALASLPHTLIFYEAPHRLIATLNELREFLGDRPAVAGRELTKKFEEFVRGTLTSLLAHYQSHEPRGEFTLIVAGAGESAPAAPQAAPAEVPLADAVAALVAAGRPKKEAIRAVAAERGLSRREVYQAVVAAEGK comes from the coding sequence TTGACTAAGACAGGCACGCTGTATCTTTGCGCAACGCCGATCGGCAACCTGGAGGACATTACCTACCGCGTGGTGCGGCTACTGCGCGAAGTATCCCTCATTGCCGCCGAGGATACCCGCCACACGCGCAAACTGCTCGCCCATTTCGATATTCATACCCCGCTCACTGCATACCATGAGCACAACAAGCAGGCCAAGGGGCCGGAACTAATCGGGCGACTTCTGGCCGGCGAGGACATCGCCCTGGTTAGTGACGCCGGTATGCCCGGAATATCCGACCCCGGGGCCGACCTGGTGCGGCTGGCGCTGGCGGCCGGCGTGACCGTCGTGCCCGTGCCGGGGCCCAATGCCGCGCTCACGGCCCTGGTCGCTTCCGGCCTGGATACCACGACGTTTACCTTTGTCGGGTTTTTGCCGAAAACGAACAAAAAGCGGCGCGAATGGTTGGCTGCTTTGGCGTCTTTGCCGCATACCCTGATATTCTACGAAGCCCCCCATCGCTTAATCGCTACGCTGAATGAGCTGAGGGAATTTTTGGGCGACCGTCCGGCCGTGGCCGGGCGGGAGCTAACCAAGAAGTTCGAGGAATTCGTTCGCGGCACGCTCACGAGCCTCCTGGCGCATTATCAAAGCCATGAGCCACGCGGCGAATTTACCCTCATTGTCGCCGGCGCCGGGGAAAGCGCGCCGGCCGCACCGCAGGCGGCGCCGGCAGAAGTGCCGCTGGCTGACGCCGTGGCCGCTCTGGTTGCGGCCGGCAGGCCCAAAAAGGAGGCCATTCGGGCGGTCGCGGCCGAACGCGGCTTGTCCCGGCGCGAGGTCTACCAGGCGGTAGTGGCGGCTGAGGGCAAATAA
- a CDS encoding AbrB/MazE/SpoVT family DNA-binding domain-containing protein: MKSTGIVRKVDELGRVVIPIELRRTLDIEEKDALEIYVDNDRIILRKYEPACVFCGNADEVTNFKGKNVCRECLEAMVQKAI, translated from the coding sequence ATGAAATCGACAGGAATCGTTCGTAAAGTGGATGAACTTGGCCGCGTGGTTATCCCCATCGAGCTGCGCCGCACACTGGATATCGAAGAAAAAGACGCTCTCGAGATATATGTTGACAATGACCGCATCATCCTGCGGAAATATGAACCGGCCTGCGTATTCTGCGGCAACGCTGACGAAGTAACCAATTTCAAGGGCAAGAACGTGTGCCGCGAGTGCCTGGAAGCAATGGTCCAAAAAGCGATTTAG
- the tmk gene encoding dTMP kinase, with protein sequence MPGLFITFEGADGAGKTTQLALLADYLRAQGWPVRCTREPGGTPLGDAIRALLLDPANARMAARTEALLYMAARAQHVAEVIAPALARGEIVLSDRYADSTIVYQGVARQLPEHELAAINTFATGGLEPDLTILLDCRQEVLYGRMAGRGAKDRIELEAARFHEQVRQGFLRLAAASDRFCVIEADGSVQAVHAKVIAAVQQFLDRRGSR encoded by the coding sequence ATGCCAGGATTGTTTATAACTTTTGAAGGCGCCGACGGGGCGGGCAAAACCACTCAGCTCGCTTTACTCGCCGACTACCTTAGGGCGCAGGGCTGGCCGGTGCGCTGCACCCGCGAACCGGGGGGCACGCCGCTCGGCGATGCCATCCGCGCCCTGCTGCTGGATCCGGCTAACGCGCGAATGGCGGCCCGGACCGAAGCGCTGCTCTATATGGCGGCCCGCGCCCAGCATGTGGCCGAGGTTATCGCTCCGGCGCTGGCGCGCGGCGAAATTGTCCTGTCCGACCGGTATGCCGATTCGACCATCGTCTATCAGGGGGTGGCCCGGCAGTTGCCAGAGCATGAGCTTGCGGCCATCAACACCTTCGCCACCGGCGGCCTTGAGCCCGACCTTACCATTCTGCTCGACTGCCGGCAGGAGGTGCTATACGGGCGGATGGCCGGCCGCGGGGCGAAAGACCGGATCGAGCTGGAAGCGGCCCGCTTTCACGAGCAGGTACGGCAAGGATTTCTCCGGCTTGCCGCCGCGTCCGACCGGTTTTGCGTTATCGAAGCCGACGGTTCGGTGCAGGCGGTGCATGCCAAGGTTATCGCCGCGGTGCAACAATTCCTGGACAGGAGGGGGAGCCGGTGA
- the metG gene encoding methionine--tRNA ligase — protein sequence MSRKSFYITTPIYYPSDRLHIGHAYCTTIADAIARYKRLAGYDVFFLTGSDEHGQKIERKAKEHGVTPIEYVDKIVASFKHLWEKLNISNDDFIRTTETRHKEVVQSIFQKIYDQGDIYKATYEGQYCTPCETFWLERQLVDGKCPDCGRPVELVQEESYFFRLSKYQDRLLQYIEENPDFIQPASRRNEMINFIKSGLEDLCVSRTTFDWGIPVPFDTKHVVYVWFDALVNYITAAGYLHDREKFNKYWPADVHLVGKEIVRFHTIIWPIILMALGIELPKMVYGHGWLVVEGDKMSKSKGNVIDPLALIDEFGADAIRYFLLKEITLGMDGNFSREALINRINADLANDLGNLLHRTLSMIGRFNGGAIEGPGATEPIDLELVALAQNTAAAYEKYMEHMEINAALKEVWGLIGRANKYIDETAPWALAKDAAKKSRLNTVLYNLAEVLRIVSILISPFMPATAPKIWSQLGIEENLGDMRLDDAQRWGRLKAGTRVNKPEPIFPRIEVKADEEPETAATRRPPVAAAPMPAPAEQANEITIDEFAKMDLRVAKVLACEKVPKADKLLKLTVDLGTEQRTIVSGIALHYKPEDLVGKNVVLVANLKPAKIRGIESRGMVLAASNGDKLVLVDAPDMPPGSKVK from the coding sequence ATGTCCCGCAAGTCTTTTTACATTACCACCCCGATTTACTATCCCAGCGACCGGCTGCATATCGGTCACGCCTACTGCACCACGATTGCCGACGCCATCGCCCGCTACAAGCGGCTCGCCGGCTATGACGTGTTCTTCCTGACCGGTTCGGACGAGCACGGCCAAAAGATTGAGCGCAAAGCCAAGGAGCATGGCGTGACGCCTATTGAGTATGTGGACAAAATCGTCGCGTCGTTTAAACATCTGTGGGAGAAGCTCAATATTTCCAACGACGACTTTATCCGTACCACCGAGACGCGGCACAAGGAAGTAGTACAGAGCATTTTCCAGAAGATTTACGACCAGGGAGACATTTACAAAGCGACCTATGAAGGCCAATATTGTACGCCCTGTGAAACGTTCTGGCTGGAGCGGCAGCTGGTAGACGGCAAATGTCCCGACTGCGGCCGCCCGGTGGAACTGGTGCAGGAGGAAAGCTATTTCTTCCGCCTGTCCAAGTACCAGGACCGCCTGCTCCAATATATCGAGGAGAACCCTGATTTCATTCAGCCTGCGTCACGGCGCAACGAGATGATCAACTTTATTAAGAGCGGCCTGGAAGACCTTTGCGTTTCGCGGACCACTTTCGACTGGGGCATCCCGGTGCCGTTCGATACCAAACATGTGGTGTATGTGTGGTTTGACGCGCTGGTCAATTACATTACCGCCGCGGGCTACCTGCACGACCGCGAAAAGTTTAACAAATACTGGCCGGCCGACGTGCATCTGGTAGGTAAAGAGATCGTCCGTTTCCACACCATTATCTGGCCGATCATTCTCATGGCCCTGGGCATTGAGCTGCCGAAGATGGTGTACGGCCACGGCTGGCTGGTCGTCGAAGGCGACAAGATGTCCAAGTCCAAGGGCAACGTCATCGATCCGCTGGCCCTGATTGACGAGTTTGGCGCCGACGCCATCCGTTATTTCCTCCTCAAAGAGATTACCCTTGGCATGGATGGCAACTTTTCCCGCGAAGCGCTAATAAACCGGATTAACGCCGATTTGGCGAATGACCTCGGCAATCTGCTCCACCGCACCCTTAGCATGATTGGCCGTTTTAACGGCGGCGCTATTGAGGGTCCGGGCGCAACCGAGCCCATCGACCTGGAGCTGGTGGCGTTGGCGCAAAATACGGCCGCCGCTTACGAAAAGTACATGGAACATATGGAGATTAACGCCGCCCTCAAGGAGGTATGGGGCCTTATCGGCCGCGCCAACAAATACATTGATGAGACGGCGCCATGGGCGCTGGCCAAGGATGCGGCCAAGAAGAGCCGGTTGAACACCGTTTTGTATAATCTCGCCGAGGTGCTCAGGATCGTCAGCATCCTTATCTCGCCGTTCATGCCGGCAACGGCGCCGAAGATCTGGTCGCAGCTCGGCATCGAGGAAAACTTGGGTGACATGCGGCTGGACGATGCGCAGCGGTGGGGCCGGTTGAAAGCCGGCACGCGGGTTAATAAGCCCGAGCCGATTTTCCCGCGCATTGAAGTAAAGGCTGACGAAGAACCGGAAACGGCAGCCACCCGGCGCCCGCCCGTGGCAGCGGCCCCGATGCCGGCGCCGGCCGAGCAGGCAAACGAAATCACCATTGACGAATTTGCCAAGATGGACCTCAGGGTGGCGAAGGTGCTGGCCTGTGAGAAAGTGCCGAAAGCCGACAAACTGCTCAAGCTGACGGTTGACCTCGGCACCGAACAGCGCACCATTGTTTCCGGCATCGCCCTGCACTATAAGCCGGAAGACCTGGTAGGCAAAAATGTCGTACTGGTAGCTAACCTCAAACCGGCCAAAATCCGCGGCATCGAGTCGCGCGGCATGGTACTGGCCGCCTCAAACGGCGACAAGCTGGTCCTGGTGGACGCGCCCGACATGCCGCCCGGCAGCAAGGTGAAATAG
- a CDS encoding PSP1 domain-containing protein: MLYTVVGVRFKKAGKIYYFDPGELELARGDHVIVETARGLEYGEVVIGPRQVPEEKIVLPLKPVQRKATEQDAEKVKENRLKEKEAFKICEQKIQAHGLPMNLVDVEYTFDVNKIIFYFTADGRIDFRELVKDLAAVFRTRIELRQIGVRDEAKMCGGIGCCGRPLCCATFLGDFEPVSIRMAKDQNLSLNPTKISGICGRLMCCLKFENDCYENCKRTAAPTVGREVVTVEGEGKVVAVNPGKKTATVLLADDSGRTLEIPWGELVEKE, translated from the coding sequence ATGCTATACACGGTAGTCGGCGTGCGCTTTAAAAAAGCGGGCAAGATCTATTACTTCGACCCCGGCGAACTCGAGTTGGCCCGGGGTGATCATGTTATTGTCGAAACGGCCCGGGGACTGGAATACGGCGAAGTGGTTATCGGACCGCGGCAGGTGCCGGAGGAGAAGATTGTTCTGCCGCTAAAACCCGTGCAGCGCAAAGCCACGGAGCAGGACGCCGAAAAGGTAAAAGAAAACCGGCTTAAAGAAAAAGAAGCGTTTAAGATATGCGAACAAAAAATCCAGGCCCATGGCCTGCCCATGAACCTGGTCGACGTGGAATACACCTTTGATGTTAATAAAATCATCTTTTATTTTACCGCCGACGGGCGGATCGACTTTCGCGAACTGGTAAAAGATTTGGCGGCTGTTTTCCGCACGCGCATCGAACTGCGGCAAATCGGGGTGCGTGACGAAGCCAAAATGTGCGGCGGCATCGGCTGCTGCGGCCGCCCGCTCTGCTGCGCCACCTTCCTGGGCGATTTTGAGCCTGTCTCGATCCGCATGGCCAAAGACCAGAACCTGTCGCTCAACCCCACCAAAATTTCCGGTATTTGCGGCCGGCTAATGTGCTGCCTTAAATTTGAAAACGACTGTTATGAAAACTGCAAACGGACGGCGGCGCCCACCGTCGGCCGGGAAGTGGTGACGGTAGAAGGTGAAGGCAAGGTGGTCGCAGTCAACCCCGGGAAAAAGACGGCGACCGTTCTTTTGGCTGACGATAGTGGCCGTACCCTGGAAATCCCATGGGGAGAACTGGTGGAAAAAGAGTAG
- a CDS encoding tRNA1(Val) (adenine(37)-N6)-methyltransferase: MDKVPLYPGERVDDLIINNLRVIQHPDAFCFSIDSIVLAHFATVRTGATAVDLGAGTGVIGLLLVARGAGRVVGVEIDSAAAERAQRSVQLNGLTKQMAVVAADLRRLKGVLPAGAWDLVVANPPYRPVGDGRISPREQVAAARHELTASLADVVAAARYLVKYRGRFAMVHLPERLTEIINALSGAGLEPKRLRFVHPFVDKSPALVLVEAVRGARPGLEVMPPLIVYGPDGRYSPQILEYYVRSGGENLD, translated from the coding sequence ATGGATAAGGTGCCGCTTTATCCGGGCGAACGGGTCGACGACCTAATTATAAATAATCTGCGGGTTATCCAGCATCCTGATGCGTTTTGCTTCTCCATAGATTCAATCGTGCTCGCCCATTTCGCAACCGTCCGGACCGGCGCGACGGCCGTCGACCTGGGTGCAGGCACAGGGGTCATCGGCCTTTTACTGGTGGCCCGGGGCGCCGGCCGGGTGGTCGGCGTGGAAATTGACAGTGCAGCCGCCGAACGGGCGCAGCGCAGCGTACAGCTAAACGGGCTGACCAAGCAGATGGCGGTAGTTGCCGCTGATCTGCGCCGCCTTAAAGGCGTGCTGCCGGCAGGGGCCTGGGACTTGGTCGTAGCCAACCCCCCCTACCGACCGGTGGGCGATGGCCGGATTAGTCCACGGGAACAGGTGGCTGCCGCCCGGCATGAGCTAACGGCCAGCCTTGCGGACGTAGTCGCCGCCGCCCGGTATCTTGTCAAATACCGGGGGCGCTTTGCCATGGTTCATCTGCCCGAGCGCTTAACCGAAATAATAAATGCCTTAAGCGGCGCCGGTCTGGAACCTAAGCGCCTGCGGTTTGTGCATCCTTTCGTGGACAAAAGCCCCGCTTTGGTGCTCGTCGAGGCGGTGCGGGGCGCCCGGCCCGGGCTGGAAGTGATGCCGCCTTTGATCGTTTACGGACCGGACGGCCGCTACAGTCCGCAAATACTGGAGTACTACGTTAGGTCAGGCGGTGAGAATCTTGACTAA
- a CDS encoding aminotransferase class I/II-fold pyridoxal phosphate-dependent enzyme: MHFKQTDTPLLQAMQHYVEDGAIPFHTPGHKMGKGMHPRLRQFVSAETLALDLALMAELDDLHEPHGCIKAAQDLAAELYGADHSFFVVNGTTGGIYAMILTIAGPKEKIIVPRNAHRSIIGGIILSGATPVFMQPEVDYELGLAMGVTPETVEKAVEQHPDAKGVLIINPTYYGVATDLKRIVDIVHARNMAVIVDEAHGPHLKFSSRLPLQALDAGADICAQSTHKIIGAMTQCSMVHCREGRISVPRLKAMLQLVQSTSPNYILMASLDVARMQMATEGRQLIERAIDLAEWVRAEINKIPGLYCFGAEKVGNPGVYAFDPTKVTVTVKGLGLKGAEAERILRHKYKVQVELSDMYNILFLITLGDSEREAQALVDALRDLAENHVGKRDFTAVDDVYSTTTYPEPPVQALSPRRALFGNTRIVPFREAAGRICAEIVTFYPPGIPLLCPGEIISEDIIQYCLRLQEAGLHISGPEDYTLNTIKVVE; the protein is encoded by the coding sequence GTGCATTTTAAGCAGACCGATACGCCGCTGCTTCAGGCGATGCAGCATTATGTCGAAGACGGGGCTATCCCGTTTCATACACCGGGACATAAAATGGGCAAAGGCATGCACCCGCGCCTGCGTCAATTTGTGAGCGCCGAGACACTGGCGCTCGACCTCGCCCTTATGGCCGAGCTTGATGACCTGCATGAGCCCCATGGCTGCATCAAAGCGGCGCAGGACCTGGCGGCCGAGCTTTACGGCGCCGACCATAGCTTTTTTGTCGTTAATGGTACAACCGGCGGCATTTACGCCATGATCCTGACCATTGCCGGCCCCAAAGAAAAGATCATTGTGCCGCGCAATGCGCACCGCTCTATCATCGGCGGCATTATCCTCAGTGGGGCCACGCCGGTGTTTATGCAGCCCGAGGTAGACTATGAGCTGGGGCTGGCCATGGGGGTCACGCCCGAGACGGTGGAAAAGGCGGTCGAGCAGCACCCTGACGCCAAGGGGGTGCTGATTATCAACCCCACCTATTACGGGGTAGCCACTGACCTTAAACGGATTGTCGATATCGTTCACGCCCGCAATATGGCCGTCATTGTCGACGAAGCCCACGGGCCTCATCTCAAATTCAGCAGCCGGCTGCCGCTGCAGGCTTTGGACGCGGGAGCGGACATCTGCGCCCAGAGTACCCATAAGATTATCGGGGCGATGACCCAGTGCTCCATGGTTCACTGCCGCGAGGGACGCATCAGTGTGCCGCGCCTTAAGGCCATGCTGCAGCTTGTTCAGTCGACCAGCCCCAACTACATTCTGATGGCTTCGCTCGACGTGGCCCGCATGCAAATGGCTACCGAGGGCCGCCAGCTGATTGAACGGGCGATCGACCTGGCCGAATGGGTGCGGGCGGAGATTAACAAAATTCCCGGCCTGTATTGCTTTGGCGCCGAAAAAGTCGGCAACCCTGGCGTTTATGCCTTCGATCCCACCAAGGTAACGGTGACCGTCAAGGGGCTGGGCCTGAAGGGCGCCGAAGCCGAGCGCATCCTGCGCCACAAGTACAAGGTGCAGGTCGAGCTGTCCGATATGTACAATATCCTGTTCCTCATTACCCTCGGCGATTCCGAACGGGAGGCGCAGGCCCTGGTGGACGCGCTGCGCGACCTGGCCGAAAACCATGTGGGCAAACGCGATTTTACCGCCGTTGACGACGTATACAGCACCACTACCTATCCTGAGCCGCCGGTGCAGGCCCTGTCGCCGCGCCGTGCCCTTTTCGGCAATACGCGCATCGTGCCGTTTCGGGAAGCGGCCGGGCGCATTTGCGCCGAAATCGTCACCTTTTATCCGCCGGGTATTCCCTTGCTTTGCCCCGGGGAAATCATTTCCGAAGACATTATTCAGTATTGCCTGCGGCTGCAGGAAGCGGGGCTGCATATTTCCGGCCCGGAGGATTATACCCTCAATACCATAAAAGTGGTGGAATAG